In Erpetoichthys calabaricus chromosome 11, fErpCal1.3, whole genome shotgun sequence, the DNA window ATGAGACAAGGACAGGAGGTCGCAACATCAAGCACAGAGTGAATGGAAATGGGTGAAATGGTGAGAAATCCAGTCTGTGAAGCTGCCACATTTAACATAATCAATACAGACATTTTCTTGCTGTGCCTTTCCAATACATTTACATAATTCAAACAGTAAGAGATCCATGACCAGCTGTTTATCTGCccttatttattcattcaatttTTTCTAATGTATGCTGTAATTATTTAGCCCCTGTGTTTATGTAATTAACCTTTTTACTATTACCACTGTTGTAATCTTGTTAGCCTTGTAAGTCTAAGCACTTTGAgccactttttgtatgaaaatgtgctatataaataaatgttgttgttgttcttctgaagggcactatatatttTAAACCTCACATGCTGATCATTCATTGAGTGACTGGCCACCCACATCTTATTAAAAAgaatactaaataaaaacaagCCAAACTTAAGAAGCTCAAAATAATAGAGAAAACACCAGCTGCACTCTGAAGGTAGATAAATCTTAATGTAATTCTTTTGACTTGATCCATTTAGAAGCCTTAAGTTATGTAGCGTGTGAAATCTTGGAAGGTGGTGGTCTAGTCTGGAAAACAGATTTACAAAGCCAGCCATCTTAAGCAGCGCTGTCTTCCTCGTCTTCTTTCACAAGGCCTACTTTTAGCAAATGACATAAAACATCCTTGACAGTATGTCATGCTAGATACCCCCAGGTAAGAAAAAGTAGGATACCAGACTGCCTAGCAGGCatagtacattttttgcttttaacattCTCACCTCACAAGGTAGGCTTTTCCGATTTATTGTAGAGTTCTGGCTCTGCTGGCTCTGCCTGCTTTGCACTGTCAGGCATCTCTCAGATGTTGAAGCACTCGGCCCTGCTCCAGGTGGACAGCCAGTATTGTAAAACATGAACATGTCACTCCCCGAGCCTGCTGTTAGGCATGCCTTATAACAGTATGTCTTAGAAAGTGACCCATTACCCCGCACCTCAATAAAGTGAGGCTGTACCTTCAAATCACGTTGTGCTATATTATTATTGGCCTGCTTGTACATTTCTGCTGCATGTCTCTCATCCGCACAGCAAGGACTCGAACAGCAAGTCCCACTGCATTTGTGACACCTGATGGCAGCCAAAATAATAATAGTCAGCAGGAACACAAAGGAGACTGCACTTAAGGCAATAATTAAATACAGAGTCATGTCAGACTGAATATTAAACTTACTGATAATACTGTCCTTTATATTATTGATAGTTCCTTTGCTCTCCGGTACCACCTTTGCAGACCTGTCCACCACAGCCACATTTACTGTAGCTGTGGCTGACAAAGATGGGCTCCCATTGTCCTTAACAAGTATAATTATACTAAAAGATGTGGAGTTCTCTTCTCCAATTTTGCGAGTAGTTCTTATCTCCCCAGTATGCTGATTTAACTTGAACAAGCTTGCATCTGTGGCTTGCAACAAGCTGTAAAATAGCCAAGCATTTTTTCCTGCATCAGCATCGATGGCAAGGACTTTAGTTACAAGGTAACCAACATCAGCTGTTTTAGGAACCGTTTCAGTTGATGTCGAAAAATTTGCAGCAGGAGGGTGCAGGAAATAAGGCGGATTATCATTCTGATCAACCACATATATGTTAACAACAGCCATGCTAGTGAGGGGCGGAATGCCCGCATCCTGTGCTTTCACTTCAAAATTAAATTCCCTTAGTGTTTCATAGTCAAAGGAGCGCAAGGCGTAAACGACACCCGTCTCTGAATTGATAGACACATAGGAGGTGACTGGCATTTCATTAACATTGTGATTCACAATTGAATATGATACAAATGCATTCTCATTGATATCGGGATCAATGGCCTTCACTGAATGTAAAGAAGCCCCTGGAGCATTGTTCTCATTGATGTACACAGCATAAGAGTTTTTCTCAAATTGGGGTGAGTTGTCATTTACATCCGAAACTTCCACATGGACAGTCTTTTGAGAGGAGAGAGGAGGGGACCCAGAGTCAGTGGCCGTGAAGGTAATGTTATAGGCTGCAACCTTCTCACGGTCCAGTAGTCTGTCTGTGACTAACTTGTAATAGTTCTTGGAAGACTTAATGCTGAAGGGAAGATCTGAAGGAATGTTAAGGCTAACCTGCTTGTTTACACCAGAATCTTTGTCCTCCACACTGATCAATGCTACTATGGTATCAGGACGGGCATCTTCCCGCACTGGACTGGTAAGGGATGACACGATAATTTCAGGGATGTGGTCATTCACATCAATAATTTCTACGACTACTTTACAATGCACTGCCACAGCAGATGCCCCCTTGTCCATGGCCTGCACGTATATCTCATATGAACTTGCTTGTTCATAATCCAGAGGGCTTCTGACTCTAATTTCTCCAGTGCTAGGGTTCATTCCAAACAGCTGCCTAACGTTGTCTGGGGTGTAGCCGCTAAATGAATACATGACTTCTCCATTGGGACCTTCATCTAGATCTGTGGCGTTTAGTTTAATTACCAGGGTCCCTGGAGGCGCATCTTCTACTAGCTGAACTTTGTACACCTGCTTGTCAAATACGGGGGCGTTGTCATTTGAATCTAACACCAGTACGGTAATTTTGGCTGTGCCAGTCTTTGTCGGGATGCCTCCGTCGACCGCCGTTAGAAGCAGCTGATGCAGGGAATTCAGCTCCCGATCTAGGGATTTTTTAAGCACCAATTCGATAAGCTTGCTGTTCACTGCAGGTCCGCTGGAATCCAGGACAAAATGCTCGTTCGGGCTGAGCATGTACGTGCGAATGCCATTGGTTCCCACATCCAGATCTTGAGCCCCCTCGACGGGAAAACGCGCTCCTGGCAAAGCAGATTCCGTTATTTCCAGGTGATATTCATTCCTGGGAAAAACGGGTGCGTTGTCATTTACATCCAAAATCTCCACCTCGACATTGAACGCCTCCAAAGGGTTTTCCATAATCACCTCCATGTTTAAAAAGCAGGAGGCGCGGAGCTCGCACAGCGATTCTCGATCTATCCTTTCATTTACGAACAAGCTGCCACTGTCAGGGTTAAGATCCAAATACTGCTTCCGGCCAGCCGTGGACAGCTTCATTCTCCGCGCTGCCATTCTCTGCATATCTAAACTCAGGTCTTTCACAACATTCCCGACAAACGTGCCGTGCTGCtgctcttctggaatagaatagCGAATGTGCCCCGCCGTCAGCCCCCAAAGACACGAGCACAGCAAAGAAAGCGCTGCCCACCTCTCTCGGCGGCGGTGGATGCATTTCTGCGCAAAAGCCATTGCAGTCTAAGGGGAGCACGGGCGGAGGCGAGCCGGCGGTCCGTCTTTTCAGTTTGTAATAGCCTCCCTTTTTCGCCAGCATTAAAACTATAGCGTACAATACCAGGCTATTGGAAATAACGGATCCTCGTCCTCTTCGACGCAGCGCTAGCTCGGCGATGCAATGAAAAATCCATGGCTCCTTCACTCTCGGGTGTGTTTACAGCCACTGATGCTGCCTGTCGTTCTCTCAATCGGACTTTCCACTATTTTCCCTGGTGGTGCGCGAGTGTGTGTGAATCCGTGTCAATGTGTGAGcctgcgtgcgtgcgtgcgtgtgtgtgtgtgtgtgtgtgcgcgcgcgcacgAGTATGAGTGTGTATGCGCGCCTCCGCGCGGGGGAAGAGAAATATTACGAGAGGATGCATTTCAGCACCACATAAGAAAAAACAGCGACCGCATGGAAGAAAGCCAGAGAAGTGAGGAGATAGGAGGGCGATAAGAATAACAGCAGGGACACAAACATCTTTACAAAGAAACCACCTCCGCACCCGCCCTTTCTTTCAGCGATATGAATAAAGGAATTATATTATTGAAGAAAAATGGATTCGCGCACACGAATCATGCAAATGCACGGCTGATAATACCGTTCactttttacatttctaaatataTACGACGTATGAATTAAACCTTCAAGATGATCTTTGTGTCGCATGCGCGCTCttcctctatctctctctctctctctctctctccacagatgCTACAATAAACAACATTAACCATCCCACATTATTAGAAGCCAAAGCGCACGATTCGTACtgcattttattgtaaaaaaagcTTAAaggtttagtgaattatataaaattcataaatatagCGCATATATAAACGAACCACGCTATTATGCTAGTTCGCAAGCTGTATacggaaatatatatttttttctccccaAGGTGTGGCGCTTTGACTGAAACAAAGGAAGGGAGAACAACTGTTGAAGACAACAGCATCACCGATGTGATAAtctgtatttactgtaaaaaaaaaaaaggggggggggcggggggacatatttcttttttttttttttagcaagttaaaagaaaataacacagaAGCACCTTGTAATTATAGGCAATGCCACTACGGGGAGATTCAAGATTTATGTACTAGTCTTAACCTTATAATAAAAAGAACCAGTGACACACATTCATACTTGTTTTGAAGCCTCCATGTCTGTAGGTTTGTTTTgattcacttttttaaaaataataataccttGCATTTCTTTAGTCCCTTGCTTTAATCCCTTATTTTTGTTCAACCTGACTTTagacattttctaaaatattcaaaTCATGCATGCAATATTTGTTCCATGAAATATATTGCACAATTTGTTCTAAAGAAAGCCTCCCAGTTCCAAAAGCCTATGTTTTTCGAGGTTAAAtgcagacagacaaaaaaaaattcttgttttacttttacctgtttattttctgttgccTCCCCTTTATATAAGGGTGTGTCCAGCTGGCAATATAGTGCCAGAATCAAGGGCTTAACCAGTACAATATAGTGCTGGGCTAGATCCCCAAGAATACACCAtcagacagaaacacagacataCTGGGAGCAGGATAGATCCTACTTGTATAATTGTGGAAGTTTAAGGTAAACACTGCATGTGTGCTGCATGGTAGGAAAAGAGCATTAGGTAGGGGCAGAAAAAATGTGTAACATAGCTTAGGCTGAAGCATGCAATGTTCTCCCTTGATCACCGGATGCAAACAGCTCAGCTGTTAATAGGTATGCGTGTCCCTCCTATAAAGACAGTGAGTGAGGCTGTGGGGGTAATAGCAGATGTGACAACACATTCTGGCcgatatggttaaaaaaaaatgcatataggAACATTCCCTCACACAGAGCATGCAGCATTGAAGCTGCCTAGAGATTAGGAACCTAAGTGCTTAAGGGTACAGGGGCACAACTAACTGCTAGCAGGAGTTTTAAGCAGGTCCCTGTAGAGCAAATGTTGAGCTAAACGTCACCAGAAAAGTGAGACCAAGGTTTGGCTGAAAGTGAATGGTATGAGGTTAAAAGCCATTTTGTGGCCAGAGGTTTATTGAATCTGCAGTTGGGATAAGTGTCGCAAAGGCTCAGCTGACAAATCAATGGGGCACTAGGGTCAAAAGaggtcatccaggaactgcctacacactctggccatatGAGGTCTAACATTGTCATGCGCCAGGAGGATCCAAGggtccactgcaccagcataaggtctgacaatggctgtgaggatttcatcctggtacctaacagcagtcagggtaccatttCCTAACATGTGGATGTCTGTgtccctccaaggatatgcccccctagaccatcactgacccaccaccaaaccggtgtGACGGTGGGTCAGCCCCACACTACCGGTTGCATCCTGGGAGCCTCTTAACCTGTTACTGCTGATAACGTGCCTCTGAGGGATGAGCCAgtagatgaggacacaacacacaaacctAGGTGCAGAAATGCCTAGGAGCTTTTATTAATACAGTCATTCAAAAGtgtaataatccataaaaaaaaaaaaaaaaaataatccatttaaaCAGTGAAAATCCAGGAGATTAAAAGCAAGACTTAAAATGAGAATGAAACCAAAAGTCATTGGGTCAATGTTCTTTCCACTCATAGATGAGCCCAGTGCAACTCCCTGTTCATCTCCCCTGCTCACCCATTGCTTGCTTAGCTGACAGACACTTCAGAAGCTACGGCCTTCACCAACCCGACTTCTGTCTTGGCTGCCACTAGAAGCGTTGGCCAGACTGTTCGGGTTTggttgtcctcccatcttccaTCTCTCAGCCCTGGTGTACCTCAGATCCCTGGGGTAGGACTCCACCATGATCACCCATGCTCCACAACAATAATTCAGTGGAGACAATCCGCCTACGGAGTGACAATCCTTCACTCCGTTGCGGAGACATCCACCACGCTGCCTTTCACACCCTGGCTGGCTGGTTCATCTGGCTTCTCCTCCCAATGCTGTTCTCATGGTTCTgcttctttctcatttttttccacCTTTT includes these proteins:
- the LOC114660357 gene encoding protocadherin alpha-C2-like isoform X20, yielding MAFAQKCIHRRRERWAALSLLCSCLWGLTAGHIRYSIPEEQQHGTFVGNVVKDLSLDMQRMAARRMKLSTAGRKQYLDLNPDSGSLFVNERIDRESLCELRASCFLNMEVIMENPLEAFNVEVEILDVNDNAPVFPRNEYHLEITESALPGARFPVEGAQDLDVGTNGIRTYMLSPNEHFVLDSSGPAVNSKLIELVLKKSLDRELNSLHQLLLTAVDGGIPTKTGTAKITVLVLDSNDNAPVFDKQVYKVQLVEDAPPGTLVIKLNATDLDEGPNGEVMYSFSGYTPDNVRQLFGMNPSTGEIRVRSPLDYEQASSYEIYVQAMDKGASAVAVHCKVVVEIIDVNDHIPEIIVSSLTSPVREDARPDTIVALISVEDKDSGVNKQVSLNIPSDLPFSIKSSKNYYKLVTDRLLDREKVAAYNITFTATDSGSPPLSSQKTVHVEVSDVNDNSPQFEKNSYAVYINENNAPGASLHSVKAIDPDINENAFVSYSIVNHNVNEMPVTSYVSINSETGVVYALRSFDYETLREFNFEVKAQDAGIPPLTSMAVVNIYVVDQNDNPPYFLHPPAANFSTSTETVPKTADVGYLVTKVLAIDADAGKNAWLFYSLLQATDASLFKLNQHTGEIRTTRKIGEENSTSFSIIILVKDNGSPSLSATATVNVAVVDRSAKVVPESKGTINNIKDSIISKFNIQSDMTLYLIIALSAVSFVFLLTIIILAAIRCHKCSGTCCSSPCCADERHAAEMYKQANNNIAQRDLKVQPHFIEVRGNGSLSKTYCYKACLTAGSGSDMFMFYNTGCPPGAGPSASTSERCLTVQSRQSQQSQNSTINRKSLPCEPKQPNTDWRYSASLRAGMQSSVHMEESAVLQGPSGVHIQNWPTVSSATPEPEAGEVSPPVGAGINSNSWTFKYGPPAGNPQQLKPGEVPENFIIPGSPAIISIRQGPPGAADDKSDFITFGKKEETKKKKKKKKGKADKKEKSNDGGDH